The bacterium genome contains the following window.
TATAGAGGACAGCAAGTCCTCCAAAAAGCACAGCCATAATTGTCCGGTCCAGGTTCAAGCTCAGTTCCTTAAAGAAGTTAGCAAAGTAGTAATGGCAAAGCTCATGCCGCTTTTGCACGTCCTGGGGACGACTTCCCATCTATTCAATAGAATCTGTAAATTAAGAAGTTTGGCCGCGAAAACAAGTGCTTGGCCAAATTGACTTTTAGGAGAAATATTATGACTTCCAACAAGGCCTGCTGCTGGATACTCGGTATTCTTGCCGGTGGTTTCGTCCTGACGATATTGATCTTTGCTTGGGGAGTATCCCGAGCAATGAGCGGCGCTTTTTCCGGCAGTTTTTCGCAAAGTAACCTACTCAAGAAGGACACATGGCTGCTCCTTGCCCCGACAGGCGACATAGCGGATTACCACATCGAGCCAGATTTTGCCTTCTGGTCAGACGATCGTGGGTCGTCTTTGAACGAAATGCTGAGGGCACTAAGGTCGGCCGCTCAGGACGACCAGATTTCTGGCGTAATTATTAGGCCGCAAGGATCAGTGGGATTCGCGACACTTCGGGAGTTGCGTGATGCCATTTCCGACTTCAAGTCCTCGGGAAAACCTGTCTACGCACATCTCGATTTGGCAAGCGATCGCGACTACTATCTGGCAAGCGTGGCAGACAGCATATTCCTGATGCCGGGCGGCATGAGCGGAATCAGCTTCGGTGGAATCGCATTTAACACGACTTATCTCAAGGGTACATTTGAGAAACTTGGTATCAAGTTTCACGTCCTGCATGCGGGTCGATATAAAGGAGCCCTGGAGGAATTGGCCAAGGACAGTATGTCTGCGGAGTTACGCGCGAGCTACGAGTTCGTGTTCAGCGACTTGTTCGAACGATACCTTTTGGAAACTTCCGAGAGCCGAAGTGGACTCTCATATGCTGATCTTCGACGGGAGCTGTTAGAGGGCGAGCAACTTATCCTTGGGAGTAAATACTGTCTCTCGCGCGGCTATGTCGACGCACTCGAAGAGTGGCCGGTCTTGCGGAATCGGCTGAAGGGTAGTAATGAGGAATTTGAGTCCATTTCAGCTAAATCGTACTTGCGAAAAACGCGGCACAAGTCTATGGCACTGAACCAGACCAAGGTTGCCGTTCTTCATGCAGAAGGCGAGATATCGTTCGGGAACGGCGGAGTGTTGTCCGAAGAAGGCATCACGGCAGATCGGCTCACAAAGGACCTGGAGGAGTTGGGGGACGATGAGGACGTGAAAGCGGTTGTTCTACGTGTCAATTCCCCGGGCGGTTCAGCGCTTGCATCAAAGCAGATTCTGGAGGCTGTCAAGCGTGTTAAGCAGAAGAAACCAGTTGTCGTATCAATGGGGAGGGTTGCTGCCTCGGGTGGTTATTACATCTCCGCCGCGGCTGATGAGATAGTCGCGGAACCTAACAGTCTTACAGGATCGATTGGCGTTGTGACTGCCCTGCCATCGGCAGAAGAGCTGTTCAAGAAGCTTGGCGCTCGTGTCGAAACAATTTCCTATGGACGCTGGGCGAATTTCTTCCGATTGGATAGGTCAATGACAGCAGAGCAAGAGCGAGTGCTTCGTGATCTGATTGACTCAGTCTACGATGAGTTCAAGCAAGATGTCATGGAAGGAAGGGGCCTTACGGCAGATGAACTGGACTCGGTAGCAGAGGGCAGAATTTGGACCGGAAGTCAGGCTCTCGAGCGTCGACTGGTGGATACTCTCGGCGGTGTTCAGGATGCTGTGGAAATCGCGGCTCGGCGGGCGGGTCTCACTCCTGACGACTATGGGGTTTCATACTATCCGAAGCAAAGAGATTTCTTCGAATTCGTGGCCAAGAAGCTGATGGTTAGACTCGACGAATTTGAACTTCTGGAGGATGGCCTTCGTCATCCGGAAGACCCGCGAACGCTGATCAGACTCCTAAGCAGATACTTTGACCGGGCTGAGTTCCTGCAGACTTTGCTGCCAATGGAGTTTAACTTATAGCGGGTATCAAATCGCTTACGGAAGACCCCGCCAATCGGCGGGGTCTTCTTCTGATTTCTCAAATAATTCCTACTCCGAGCCGGGTGAGCAACCGACAAAGATCTCATAAGGACCAGTGGTACCCAGTGCACCGCTAACCTCAAAGAAATAGGTACCGGATGGCAAAGTCATGGTGACGCGGCTGTCCGTTCCCACAGGCACTCCCGCGCCTGCCCCGTTGAAGTCATTGTTGACTGACAGCGGAGCTTCGCAGGTGACGGGCCACACTCTCAGCAGGGAATTCAAACCATGCTCGTAACCGCTGCGGCCGGGAGTATCATCGGCATAAACGGAAACGGTTACTTCACGGGGACCGTTCTGGACTGTAAGAGCATATACGTCGAGGTCGCCCTGCTGGTCAATCAGACCGCAATAGCCTTGCCCGCAGAATATCGTGTTGGAAAAAGCGTCACATCCCTCTGGAAACGACTCCTCATGCACTGAGTAGTCCGCGGGGCACTCAGGATCAGTGATTGGTGGAATGCAAGAGTTTCCGTGGAAAGTAACCGTAAGGCGAAAGCTCCCGTGGGCGGCTGGCGTAGCACCATCAATGCAAATGTAATAGATACCCGGATCAAAGCATCGGGCAACACCCGCCTGTAGGGTAATCGGAGCATCGCAAAGCAGCGGATTATTGTCATTAGTTGCAAACAAGACCGCGTCTGGACTGTTGCAACAGCCACCAGTCCAGATACAGAGGTATGTGTCAAAACCAGATCCACAGGTTGAGATCGTGATACTGTCGCGATACAGCACCTCCAGACGCATGAACGCATCGCGCCCATACCGACACGTAGGGAAGCTGCAGTTGTTCTGCTTGTTCGTCGTCTGGCCGTTGTTGTAATATGACCACACAACTCCGGAATCCGGGCCAGTGATCATCACACCGGGGCAAGTGTCTGACAGCTCATCGAGTGAACTTACTTCAGTTCGTCCATAATTTTCCGGATGAACCAATCGATCCAGTTCGAAGTACCTGTTGTATAACTCTGGTGGAACGTCGCGATCCGTTGCTTTGAAGTCCTCAATTTGCTGGAAAAGTACCCAAAGCTCTCTAACCTCAGGGCTTACTTGCGACGAGCTCTGTTGAGCAAGTCCGTGCACTGCGAGAAGTGCTGTAACCGCCAACAGACTAAGGACATGCTTCATGATTTCTTCCTTCGTTTCTAAGAAGGGAACGTCAAGACTTTGCCTGCCATCCCGAAATAATTGCCGGGAGAACAATCGGCGTAGCTACATCGTTCCCTAAGGTTATAAAAAACAATGATAATACAGGCAACGTCCAGTTAGGACTCGGCCTGCCACGACACTTACCATGATGACGGCAAATCCCGCTCCAACCTCAAATTGAAAAACCTCTCCACTAAACTTGACTCAGCCTCTCCAAACCGCTATCTTCCTGAAATAGATAAAGGTAGGAGTGTGGCTGGTTCTCACTCACGTGCCAACAATTGCGCAGACAGCAAGCCTATACAAAATACGGACTTCTCGAGCCAGTTGTCAAGTCCTCTGGCGTCCCCCGGGAACCATAAGAGTCATTTCATTGTTCCCTAAAACATACTTACCACACTTCAGGGTCACATTCATCAGGTGTCAAATGGTTCAGAAGCTCCTCCACGTAGCGCTACTTGCTGTATTGCTGAATTTGCAGCCACTTCTGTCTCAGCCGGCGCCCTTTGGCTTCTACGATAATGCTGAGTTTTCACCGGACTTTGAACTACTGGAGTTCAGTGAGAGTACACTTCTGTTTCGGCTGTCAATGACCAGGCTGCAGCCGACGGGAACAATTGATTTCTTTCAGAAATTACCGGGCACGTGGGCAGACTTAAATTATAATGGCCACCAGGTAATGCCGAGGTTTACTTTTTACCTTGCATTGCCAAACACGGGCAATCCGACCGTCACAGTGCTCGATTGGCAGACCATCTCACGTCCAACTATTCCGCGTGTCATTCCAGAGAATACCGGTTCTCCGGTGCGCCTTG
Protein-coding sequences here:
- the sppA gene encoding signal peptide peptidase SppA, which codes for MTSNKACCWILGILAGGFVLTILIFAWGVSRAMSGAFSGSFSQSNLLKKDTWLLLAPTGDIADYHIEPDFAFWSDDRGSSLNEMLRALRSAAQDDQISGVIIRPQGSVGFATLRELRDAISDFKSSGKPVYAHLDLASDRDYYLASVADSIFLMPGGMSGISFGGIAFNTTYLKGTFEKLGIKFHVLHAGRYKGALEELAKDSMSAELRASYEFVFSDLFERYLLETSESRSGLSYADLRRELLEGEQLILGSKYCLSRGYVDALEEWPVLRNRLKGSNEEFESISAKSYLRKTRHKSMALNQTKVAVLHAEGEISFGNGGVLSEEGITADRLTKDLEELGDDEDVKAVVLRVNSPGGSALASKQILEAVKRVKQKKPVVVSMGRVAASGGYYISAAADEIVAEPNSLTGSIGVVTALPSAEELFKKLGARVETISYGRWANFFRLDRSMTAEQERVLRDLIDSVYDEFKQDVMEGRGLTADELDSVAEGRIWTGSQALERRLVDTLGGVQDAVEIAARRAGLTPDDYGVSYYPKQRDFFEFVAKKLMVRLDEFELLEDGLRHPEDPRTLIRLLSRYFDRAEFLQTLLPMEFNL